One part of the Actinotignum schaalii genome encodes these proteins:
- a CDS encoding DUF3027 domain-containing protein, which translates to MPKNEEKEECAGSAGAEAPELHFPEVRVEGHADEGADVARPEDRVDENVAVTPDDKRVEPQPGLPDDRVLAAAVDEARATLIEAVAERFVGEYAGFLAEDTRVVSYLFTCTHPGYHGWYWSITVSRASRARTVTFNEIEMLPGAGALLAPRWVPWSERLAKLETEKAQARAASEKERKESARAAAAEKAERAERSGRRRRVRRKITGAESETGAVETSAASPAAAPDATSESAQAPEAEAAAVEVAVPEAEPAPVSKATGKKAAQKAVKRAPKQAAKEPARAEAPAVAAANDAAPVIRRGRERTVVRGSRGRRYQATGALS; encoded by the coding sequence ATGCCTAAGAATGAAGAAAAAGAAGAATGCGCGGGGAGTGCGGGGGCTGAAGCCCCGGAATTGCATTTCCCCGAGGTGCGGGTAGAAGGCCACGCGGACGAGGGTGCGGATGTGGCGCGCCCGGAGGATCGCGTTGATGAAAACGTGGCGGTCACCCCGGATGATAAGCGGGTGGAACCGCAGCCCGGCCTGCCCGACGATCGGGTGCTGGCCGCGGCGGTTGATGAGGCGCGAGCAACCCTGATCGAGGCCGTGGCCGAACGTTTCGTGGGGGAGTACGCGGGATTCCTCGCTGAGGATACCCGGGTGGTCTCCTACCTCTTTACCTGTACTCATCCGGGGTATCACGGCTGGTACTGGAGTATTACGGTGAGCCGGGCGAGCCGGGCTCGCACCGTGACCTTTAACGAGATTGAGATGCTGCCCGGGGCGGGTGCTTTGCTGGCCCCGCGCTGGGTGCCGTGGAGCGAGCGGCTGGCCAAGCTGGAAACGGAAAAAGCGCAGGCGCGGGCCGCCTCGGAAAAGGAACGTAAGGAATCGGCGCGGGCGGCCGCCGCGGAGAAGGCCGAGCGGGCTGAGCGCAGCGGGCGGCGCCGCCGGGTGCGGCGCAAGATCACGGGCGCGGAAAGTGAAACTGGCGCAGTAGAAACGAGCGCTGCCTCTCCGGCAGCAGCGCCGGACGCAACGTCCGAATCCGCTCAGGCACCGGAAGCCGAAGCGGCGGCAGTGGAAGTGGCAGTTCCGGAAGCCGAACCCGCGCCGGTATCGAAGGCGACCGGGAAAAAGGCCGCGCAAAAGGCCGTGAAACGGGCCCCGAAACAGGCTGCGAAAGAACCCGCCCGGGCTGAGGCCCCGGCGGTAGCCGCGGCGAATGATGCGGCTCCGGTGATTCGCCGCGGGCGCGAGCGCACCGTGGTACGTGGATCGCGCGGGCGGCGCTACCAGGCCACCGGCGCCCTGAGCTAA
- a CDS encoding cold-shock protein: MPTGKVKFFDAAKGFGFIVSDEDGAQVFLPSSALPEGLTPRKGQRVSFGLADTRRGPQALNVEPITKLESLARKNRRSPEETVVIVEDLIRLLDGASTQLRRGRYPEGGGQIARALRAVADDFDA; this comes from the coding sequence GTGCCAACCGGAAAGGTTAAGTTTTTCGACGCCGCTAAGGGCTTCGGCTTTATTGTCAGCGATGAGGACGGTGCGCAGGTCTTCCTGCCCTCCTCGGCCCTCCCGGAAGGGCTCACGCCGCGCAAGGGTCAGCGGGTGTCCTTCGGGCTTGCCGATACGCGCCGCGGCCCGCAAGCACTCAATGTCGAACCGATAACCAAACTTGAATCGCTCGCGCGGAAGAATAGGCGTTCCCCGGAAGAAACGGTGGTGATCGTGGAAGATCTCATTCGGCTTCTGGACGGGGCCTCCACCCAGCTTCGGCGCGGCCGCTACCCGGAAGGGGGAGGGCAGATCGCGCGCGCCTTGCGTGCCGTTGCCGATGATTTTGATGCCTAA
- a CDS encoding TPM domain-containing protein, whose product MGIARRIAGTLALAGALLFSGPLAAAEEPLSSVDPVTDQAQVLSASEEEQLRTSLNRLQDDTDYAVRFVFVNRFDGAGADQWPIETFNRAGLSSDASLIAVAVDSRQLGYAYGRASFSASDLDKAFTAEVRNAYRDGRWLEGSLAYTRALAQGEKTDWASLALGGGAVVVIIGAIVFVRARKRKRAENKTREDLAALGTRAAAALLATDDGVRSAAAELNFARAQFGVNSVRGFDQALAQAQQYLQEAFNQRQLLDDDIPDTPEQVRAYNTAILELTEKAQRAITEQEEEFARLRDLAANVEEAAARVREGGADIRANLSSATRQLDSLAATYGEDAVASFRTYPADIEALLAGADDALGQVDQLLAAGERNQAVPFVRIAEQALDEAAERYRAISNVQDSVNRAFAQLGEHISSISADIADAHRIGGGNAQVGAARDRAAALVEKYRGERVDPLAGIRELTEAENALDAALAPARDAEENYRRQVAGLERDRQRAQAAVQRAEALVSQNRWSTGNEARAPLEAARTALQAGDTSDDLAKRRDYYARAESYAQRATDAVQEAMSARAAGGFGGNNGGNGGNGGGDVGSLLLGMFLGSLTSGGSRHNSGWGSGWGSGFGGERSSGFGGGFGGFGGGSGGGFGGFGGGGAAGGGSRSF is encoded by the coding sequence ATGGGGATCGCACGCCGGATAGCTGGAACACTCGCGCTCGCGGGCGCACTGCTCTTCTCCGGCCCGCTGGCCGCCGCGGAAGAACCCCTCTCCAGCGTCGATCCGGTCACCGATCAGGCCCAGGTTCTTTCCGCCAGTGAGGAAGAGCAGCTGCGCACCTCCCTCAACCGCCTCCAAGATGACACGGATTACGCGGTGCGTTTCGTTTTTGTTAATAGGTTCGACGGCGCAGGCGCGGACCAGTGGCCCATCGAAACATTCAACCGGGCCGGGCTCTCCAGCGATGCCAGCCTCATCGCGGTAGCCGTGGATAGCCGCCAATTGGGCTACGCTTACGGCCGCGCGAGTTTTTCCGCCTCGGATCTGGATAAGGCTTTTACCGCGGAGGTGCGCAACGCCTACCGGGACGGCCGCTGGCTGGAGGGCTCCCTCGCCTATACCCGGGCGCTGGCGCAGGGCGAAAAAACGGATTGGGCCAGTTTGGCGCTCGGGGGCGGCGCCGTCGTCGTTATTATCGGGGCCATTGTGTTCGTGCGTGCGCGGAAACGCAAGCGGGCGGAAAATAAAACTCGTGAAGATCTGGCCGCGCTCGGCACGCGTGCCGCCGCAGCGCTGTTAGCGACGGACGACGGCGTTCGCAGTGCCGCCGCGGAACTCAATTTCGCGCGGGCGCAATTTGGGGTGAATTCGGTGCGCGGCTTTGACCAGGCATTGGCGCAGGCACAGCAGTATCTCCAGGAGGCTTTCAACCAGCGCCAGCTTTTAGATGACGATATTCCCGATACCCCGGAGCAGGTGCGCGCCTATAACACCGCGATTCTGGAGCTCACGGAAAAAGCGCAGCGGGCCATTACCGAGCAGGAAGAAGAATTCGCGCGGCTGCGGGATTTGGCGGCCAATGTGGAAGAGGCCGCGGCGCGGGTGCGCGAGGGCGGGGCGGATATTCGCGCCAATCTTTCCAGCGCTACCCGGCAATTGGATTCCTTGGCGGCCACCTACGGGGAGGATGCGGTGGCGAGTTTCCGCACCTACCCGGCGGATATTGAAGCTTTGCTGGCCGGGGCGGATGATGCGCTCGGGCAGGTCGATCAGCTGCTCGCCGCGGGTGAACGCAACCAGGCCGTGCCTTTTGTGCGCATCGCCGAGCAGGCCTTGGATGAGGCCGCGGAACGCTACCGCGCTATTTCCAACGTCCAAGATTCTGTCAATCGGGCTTTTGCCCAGCTCGGTGAGCATATCTCCTCGATTTCTGCGGATATTGCGGATGCGCATCGCATCGGCGGCGGGAACGCCCAGGTGGGGGCCGCGCGGGATCGGGCGGCGGCGCTGGTGGAGAAGTATCGCGGGGAGCGGGTGGATCCGCTCGCCGGAATCCGCGAGCTCACCGAGGCGGAGAACGCGCTCGATGCCGCGCTCGCCCCGGCTCGGGATGCGGAGGAAAACTACCGGCGCCAGGTGGCCGGGCTGGAGCGGGATCGCCAGCGGGCCCAGGCCGCGGTGCAGCGGGCGGAGGCGCTGGTCTCGCAGAACCGCTGGAGCACCGGGAATGAGGCGCGCGCACCGCTGGAGGCGGCTCGCACCGCGCTCCAAGCCGGGGATACCAGCGATGACCTGGCCAAACGCCGCGATTATTACGCGCGGGCCGAATCCTACGCCCAGCGCGCCACAGATGCGGTGCAGGAGGCCATGTCCGCCCGCGCTGCGGGAGGTTTCGGCGGTAACAACGGCGGCAATGGCGGCAACGGCGGCGGGGACGTGGGCAGCCTGCTGCTCGGCATGTTCCTCGGCTCGCTGACCAGCGGCGGATCCCGCCACAATTCCGGCTGGGGTTCGGGCTGGGGTTCCGGTTTTGGCGGCGAGCGCTCGAGCGGATTCGGCGGAGGTTTCGGAGGTTTCGGAGGTGGCTCCGGCGGGGGCTTCGGCGGATTTGGCGGCGGGGGCGCCGCGGGAGGAGGGAGCCGTTCGTTCTAA
- a CDS encoding PspA/IM30 family protein, translating to MAEKQTILGRITQLAKANINALLDRAEDPQKMLDQMVRDYKNSIAEAEDAVALTVGNLRLAQSDYNEDVKAARDWGQKAIASSRRADEMRAKGDEAGANHWDDLAKVALSKQIQYEREAKDAEPMLASQEKVVEQLKSGLTQMKEKLTELKNKRDTLVARQKSAEAQSQVQDAISSINVLDPTSELARFEDRVRRQEALAQGKAEVASLSLADQFAELEDHSDDAEIEARLAALKSGQEPAQLEGRDFSSY from the coding sequence ATGGCTGAAAAACAAACAATCCTCGGACGCATTACCCAGCTCGCGAAGGCGAATATTAACGCGCTCCTCGACCGCGCGGAAGACCCGCAGAAAATGCTCGACCAGATGGTGCGCGATTACAAGAATTCCATCGCGGAAGCCGAAGATGCCGTGGCCCTGACCGTCGGCAATCTGCGCCTGGCGCAATCCGATTACAACGAGGACGTCAAGGCCGCGCGCGACTGGGGCCAGAAGGCCATCGCCTCCTCGCGCCGCGCCGATGAGATGCGCGCCAAGGGTGATGAAGCCGGCGCGAACCACTGGGATGACCTGGCGAAAGTGGCGCTGAGTAAGCAGATCCAGTACGAGCGCGAAGCCAAGGATGCCGAACCCATGCTCGCCTCCCAGGAAAAGGTGGTGGAGCAGCTCAAATCCGGGCTCACCCAGATGAAGGAGAAGCTCACCGAGCTCAAGAATAAGCGTGACACCCTGGTGGCACGCCAAAAGTCCGCCGAGGCGCAAAGCCAGGTGCAGGACGCCATCTCCTCGATCAACGTGCTTGATCCCACCAGCGAGCTGGCCCGTTTCGAAGACAGGGTCCGCCGCCAGGAAGCCCTGGCGCAGGGCAAGGCCGAAGTTGCCTCCCTGAGCTTGGCCGACCAATTCGCCGAATTGGAGGATCATTCCGACGACGCAGAAATCGAAGCGCGCCTAGCTGCCCTCAAGAGCGGCCAAGAACCCGCGCAACTCGAAGGCCGGGACTTCTCCAGCTACTAA
- a CDS encoding response regulator transcription factor yields the protein MTPTEHTPEAAILVVDDEPSIRELLSVSLRFAGFDVYTAADGAEALAHQQNQHLDLAVLDIMMPGMDGFEVLRRLRERDHDLPVLFLTARDDVKDKVQGLTVGGDDYITKPFSLEEVVARIRAVLRRTSPEETESAVLRYADLEMNEDSYEVTRAGRPVELSPTEFKLLRYLIINAERVVSKSQILDHVWDYNWQGEISIVESYISYLRRKIDSPEALGITDPEEARNLVPLIHTRRGIGYVLRASK from the coding sequence ATGACGCCTACCGAGCACACTCCCGAAGCGGCCATCCTCGTTGTTGATGATGAGCCCTCGATTCGTGAACTTCTTTCCGTTTCTCTCCGGTTCGCCGGATTCGATGTGTACACCGCCGCCGATGGCGCGGAAGCCCTCGCTCACCAGCAAAATCAGCATCTGGACCTGGCCGTCCTCGATATTATGATGCCGGGCATGGATGGCTTTGAGGTACTGCGCCGCCTGCGCGAACGCGATCATGATCTGCCCGTGCTGTTCCTCACCGCCCGCGATGATGTGAAGGACAAGGTCCAGGGCCTCACCGTGGGCGGGGATGATTACATCACCAAACCGTTCTCCCTGGAGGAAGTGGTGGCTCGTATCCGCGCGGTGCTGCGGCGCACCAGCCCGGAGGAAACCGAATCGGCGGTGCTGCGCTACGCGGACCTGGAAATGAACGAAGATTCCTATGAAGTCACCCGCGCTGGCCGCCCGGTGGAGCTCTCCCCCACCGAATTCAAACTGCTGCGCTACCTCATTATTAATGCCGAGCGGGTGGTTTCTAAATCTCAGATCCTCGACCATGTATGGGATTACAACTGGCAGGGTGAGATCTCCATCGTGGAATCCTATATTTCCTATTTGCGGCGCAAAATTGATTCCCCGGAAGCGCTGGGAATTACTGACCCGGAGGAGGCGCGCAATCTTGTGCCGCTCATCCACACGCGCCGTGGCATCGGCTACGTTCTGCGTGCTTCCAAATAG
- a CDS encoding sensor histidine kinase has protein sequence MTQRHDPHPSESAGAPPAPGRPANPGTSARPEHPANPGTSARPDHPATEASARTRRGGVFRRALRPARTLAGRLIIAFVILVGTAATFLGFASVTLLKQYLVSTIDQDLTTNARSVERMFLQEMPGASQSSLNLSDFFVRVNWGIAGQRDVTTYELPNPGAVEEFGYPRELERIASLGSEEPVTVPSTLYGSDWRVLVHPISPTSTGGLITGNIIIAQPLGPIEFTIARLRLIFVLAGLATVLAAGLAVTGLVSRTLRSLRDIEAATHTIAEGHLAERVPHGEDDDEVGMLANSINVMLAQIEHAFAEKERSEAKMRRFVSDASHELRTPLATVRGYSELYRLGGVPPERVPEAMERVESEANRMAGLVEDLLQLARLDENRPLNLDCVNLAKLADNAILDFRVRAPQRTATVVALDGSTPPPEVVEVHGDADRITQVIANLLSNVLAHAPEASPVEVAVGIAEGQPTIEVRDHGPGISEADSQRIFERFYRPDYSRSRESGGSGLGLAIVAAIMAAHHGTARALTTPGGGLTVQLTFPAPSEPCQSADALAPAKPNAQE, from the coding sequence ATGACCCAACGTCACGATCCGCATCCTTCGGAAAGCGCGGGGGCTCCGCCCGCGCCGGGCCGCCCGGCAAATCCCGGCACCTCGGCGCGGCCGGAGCACCCGGCAAATCCCGGCACCTCGGCGCGGCCGGACCACCCGGCTACCGAAGCCTCCGCGCGCACCCGCCGCGGCGGAGTTTTCCGGCGCGCGCTGCGGCCGGCCCGCACCCTGGCCGGCCGCCTCATTATTGCCTTCGTTATTCTGGTGGGCACCGCGGCAACCTTTTTGGGTTTTGCTTCGGTCACCCTCCTCAAGCAATATCTGGTCTCCACTATCGACCAGGATTTGACCACGAATGCGCGCTCGGTGGAACGGATGTTCCTCCAGGAGATGCCCGGCGCCAGCCAGTCCTCCCTCAACCTTTCTGATTTCTTCGTGCGGGTCAATTGGGGTATTGCCGGGCAGCGGGACGTGACCACCTACGAACTCCCCAATCCGGGGGCCGTGGAAGAATTCGGCTACCCGCGCGAGCTTGAGCGTATTGCCAGCCTGGGTTCCGAAGAACCCGTGACGGTTCCTTCCACCCTGTACGGTTCGGATTGGCGAGTGCTCGTGCATCCCATTAGCCCGACCTCCACCGGCGGCCTTATCACCGGGAATATTATTATTGCCCAGCCGCTCGGTCCTATCGAATTTACGATTGCGCGACTGCGCCTTATTTTCGTGCTCGCCGGGCTCGCGACCGTGCTGGCCGCGGGGCTTGCCGTTACCGGCCTGGTGTCGCGTACCTTGCGCTCCCTGCGCGATATTGAGGCGGCCACGCATACCATCGCGGAAGGGCACCTGGCTGAACGCGTCCCGCACGGTGAGGACGACGACGAAGTTGGGATGCTCGCCAACTCCATTAACGTTATGCTCGCCCAAATTGAGCATGCCTTCGCGGAAAAAGAGCGCTCGGAAGCAAAAATGCGGCGCTTCGTTTCGGACGCCTCCCACGAATTACGCACCCCGCTGGCCACCGTGCGCGGGTATTCCGAGCTGTACCGCCTGGGCGGGGTTCCCCCCGAGCGGGTGCCCGAGGCGATGGAACGGGTGGAATCAGAAGCCAACCGGATGGCCGGGCTGGTGGAGGATCTGCTCCAGCTGGCCCGCCTGGATGAAAACCGGCCCCTCAATCTTGATTGCGTCAATCTGGCCAAGCTGGCCGATAACGCCATCCTTGATTTCCGGGTGCGGGCCCCGCAGCGCACCGCCACGGTGGTTGCTTTGGATGGGAGCACCCCGCCCCCCGAGGTGGTGGAGGTGCACGGGGATGCGGATCGTATCACCCAAGTAATCGCGAATCTGCTGTCGAATGTGCTCGCGCACGCCCCGGAAGCCAGCCCGGTAGAAGTGGCGGTGGGCATCGCGGAGGGCCAGCCCACTATCGAAGTACGCGATCACGGCCCGGGTATTTCCGAGGCGGATTCCCAGCGGATCTTCGAGCGTTTCTACCGCCCGGATTATTCACGTTCGCGTGAATCGGGGGGCTCCGGGCTGGGCCTTGCCATTGTTGCCGCCATTATGGCCGCCCATCACGGCACCGCCCGGGCGCTGACCACCCCCGGTGGCGGGCTCACGGTGCAACTCACTTTCCCGGCGCCGAGCGAACCGTGCCAGAGTGCCGATGCGCTCGCGCCCGCGAAACCGAACGCGCAGGAATAG
- a CDS encoding lysophospholipid acyltransferase family protein: MSELEPIDPYLDESKARRRHRVRRALTKPVMSTILRPTVLGEENIENLDGAFILVPNHSSHLDAPMIFSLLPDKLTERLATGAAADYFYRRRGISNLTSLFFNTYPIERGKKPTGKAGSEYQPGRAKGMTGRLLAAGVPILIFPEGTRSRTGKLGTPKAGAAALAQRFNVPIVPIAMSGGHEVMPVGAVLPKFRGEVFLFIGRPMYGLPEEDPADFMGRVFTAIEMMLEQKSAHPLTPEGTSPFDPPATGEPGGTHEPGAAAE; encoded by the coding sequence GTGAGCGAGCTCGAACCGATTGATCCGTATTTGGATGAGTCCAAGGCCCGCCGCCGGCACCGGGTGCGCCGCGCCCTGACGAAACCGGTCATGTCCACGATTCTTCGACCTACCGTGCTGGGGGAAGAAAATATTGAGAACCTGGACGGCGCGTTTATTCTGGTGCCTAATCATTCTTCGCACCTGGATGCTCCGATGATTTTCTCGCTGCTGCCCGATAAACTCACCGAGCGCTTAGCAACCGGCGCGGCCGCGGATTATTTTTATCGCCGCCGCGGCATTTCTAATCTCACTTCGCTGTTCTTTAATACCTATCCCATTGAGCGCGGTAAAAAACCCACCGGGAAAGCCGGGTCGGAATATCAGCCCGGGCGCGCCAAGGGGATGACGGGCCGCCTGCTGGCCGCCGGTGTTCCGATTCTGATTTTCCCGGAAGGCACCCGCTCGCGCACCGGGAAGCTCGGCACCCCCAAGGCGGGCGCCGCGGCCCTCGCCCAGCGTTTCAATGTTCCGATTGTTCCCATCGCCATGTCCGGCGGGCACGAGGTGATGCCGGTGGGTGCGGTGCTCCCGAAATTCCGCGGCGAGGTGTTCTTATTTATTGGCCGGCCCATGTACGGGCTGCCGGAGGAAGACCCGGCTGATTTTATGGGCCGGGTGTTCACCGCTATTGAGATGATGCTGGAGCAGAAGAGCGCGCATCCGCTCACCCCGGAAGGCACCAGCCCCTTCGATCCGCCGGCGACTGGCGAGCCGGGCGGGACTCATGAACCGGGCGCGGCGGCTGAGTAG
- a CDS encoding SDR family NAD(P)-dependent oxidoreductase yields MISDAAFSASHAAGRPWALVTGGSSGIGLAFARQLAARGYALVLVARGAQRLNAVAEKFRARGVECETMCCDLGVSGDVARLCDYLRDNTVDVVINNAGAGLYESLVDGDMDRIDAAAALMAGAPVRIGAAATAAMAARGKGALINIASVQSFVPMGAYAALKSFVRVWSESLAVELHGSGVTVTAVLPGWVRSDFHRNSGGKRSGVPDVLWLEPDTVARAALAAAARGKVRCTPTVRYKIIGFLAEKGPRCAVNWVARKINGSGRKADRG; encoded by the coding sequence GTGATATCTGACGCAGCCTTTTCCGCCTCGCACGCAGCTGGCCGGCCCTGGGCACTGGTGACCGGGGGAAGTTCCGGCATCGGGCTCGCCTTCGCCCGCCAGCTTGCCGCCCGCGGATACGCGCTGGTCCTGGTGGCGCGCGGGGCACAACGCCTGAACGCCGTGGCCGAAAAATTCCGGGCGCGGGGCGTGGAATGCGAAACGATGTGTTGCGATTTAGGGGTGAGCGGCGACGTCGCACGCCTATGCGATTACCTGCGTGACAATACCGTTGATGTGGTCATCAATAATGCCGGGGCTGGCCTCTATGAAAGCCTCGTGGACGGGGATATGGACCGGATTGACGCGGCGGCTGCCCTCATGGCGGGAGCGCCGGTACGGATTGGCGCGGCGGCTACCGCGGCGATGGCGGCGCGGGGGAAGGGCGCTCTCATTAATATTGCCTCGGTGCAGAGCTTTGTTCCCATGGGTGCTTACGCGGCCCTCAAATCTTTTGTGCGGGTCTGGTCCGAATCGCTAGCGGTGGAGCTGCACGGTAGCGGGGTGACGGTGACCGCGGTGCTGCCCGGCTGGGTGCGTTCGGATTTCCACCGCAACTCGGGCGGGAAACGCTCCGGGGTTCCCGATGTGCTCTGGCTGGAGCCCGATACGGTGGCGCGGGCCGCGCTCGCGGCGGCCGCGCGCGGAAAAGTCCGCTGCACACCCACGGTGCGCTACAAGATCATTGGTTTCCTGGCGGAGAAAGGTCCGCGCTGCGCGGTAAACTGGGTGGCAAGGAAAATTAATGGCAGTGGGCGAAAGGCGGACCGCGGGTGA
- a CDS encoding HD domain-containing protein — MSAEGDVRRRPLAKSSPRVRTTVGGNMSVPSWLPVSFEKAVTGLGATASSAEIQETCTSVLARWSEPDRIFHDIHHLTAMLANVEKLINETHHPDTVRLAAWYHGVVFSTSRYRVYTKRGGEDELLSARTAENELTHLGIAPETARRVAELIWGMKAPALTAMPVMGRAPATSLGTAEQDIDIMVLRDAHLAILASSPQSYRRYTQAIREEYPHIPDESFWRGREKIVAKLLERKHLFYTPEGQKWEDAARQNLQAEAAKLRKRLAEPEPGTGGANAAGGPHPVDTAHAADGANAAKALRPVDTAGTAEGVQTVNTARSVDVTRPAEVTRPGDTNVGTTTLTGLSTPSAPTTPAGADAYRDARTETSTLEAVEARIPEEDAGEVTRVLPTGPAAEASEPQLSAEQLRKRQREEVSQATLNKINARRRAAEKERDEAIALAENIDSPLADRAQAEVWKEKEREGAPRRTPRYTESIPPLIEDDPEGDIVGRPADPSPTHGIEREPDM, encoded by the coding sequence TTGAGTGCGGAGGGCGACGTGCGTCGTCGTCCCCTGGCGAAAAGTTCGCCGCGGGTGCGCACCACGGTGGGAGGAAATATGTCCGTTCCTTCGTGGCTGCCGGTTTCTTTCGAGAAGGCAGTGACGGGGCTGGGGGCGACCGCGTCCAGCGCGGAGATTCAGGAGACGTGTACGTCGGTGCTGGCGCGCTGGTCGGAACCGGATCGTATCTTCCACGATATTCACCACCTCACGGCCATGCTCGCCAATGTGGAAAAACTCATTAACGAAACGCATCACCCGGATACCGTGCGGCTTGCGGCCTGGTACCACGGCGTGGTTTTTTCGACGTCGCGCTACCGCGTCTACACGAAACGCGGCGGTGAAGATGAGTTGCTTTCGGCGCGTACGGCCGAAAATGAGCTGACGCACCTCGGTATTGCTCCAGAAACCGCGCGCCGGGTGGCCGAGCTGATTTGGGGGATGAAGGCGCCGGCGCTCACCGCGATGCCGGTGATGGGGCGCGCCCCGGCCACCAGCTTGGGGACCGCCGAGCAGGATATTGACATTATGGTGCTGCGTGATGCGCACCTGGCGATTTTGGCGTCGTCCCCGCAGAGCTACCGGCGCTACACCCAGGCGATTCGCGAGGAATACCCGCATATTCCCGACGAGAGTTTTTGGCGCGGGCGCGAGAAAATCGTGGCGAAGCTGCTGGAGCGCAAGCATTTGTTTTATACGCCCGAGGGCCAAAAATGGGAGGACGCGGCGCGTCAGAATTTGCAGGCGGAGGCCGCGAAATTGCGGAAGCGCCTGGCCGAGCCGGAGCCGGGTACGGGCGGTGCGAATGCTGCGGGCGGGCCGCACCCTGTGGATACGGCGCACGCTGCGGATGGCGCGAACGCGGCTAAAGCGCTGCGCCCCGTGGATACGGCCGGAACTGCTGAAGGGGTGCAAACAGTAAATACCGCGCGAAGCGTGGACGTGACGCGCCCGGCAGAGGTGACGCGCCCGGGGGATACGAATGTAGGTACGACGACGCTCACCGGGCTCAGCACTCCCTCCGCGCCCACCACGCCGGCCGGGGCGGATGCCTATCGCGATGCCCGCACCGAAACTTCTACTTTGGAAGCGGTGGAGGCACGGATTCCGGAAGAGGATGCCGGCGAAGTCACGCGGGTGCTGCCCACCGGGCCGGCTGCCGAGGCGAGCGAGCCGCAGCTGAGTGCGGAACAGCTCCGCAAGCGGCAGCGTGAAGAGGTCTCCCAGGCCACCCTCAATAAGATTAATGCGCGGCGGCGGGCGGCGGAGAAGGAACGCGATGAGGCCATCGCGCTGGCGGAGAATATTGATTCCCCGCTCGCGGATCGCGCCCAGGCGGAGGTGTGGAAGGAAAAGGAACGCGAGGGCGCACCCCGGCGTACCCCGCGCTATACGGAGAGCATCCCGCCGCTGATCGAAGACGATCCGGAAGGCGATATTGTGGGCCGGCCCGCCGATCCCTCCCCCACGCACGGCATCGAGCGCGAACCGGATATGTAG